A DNA window from Streptococcus parapneumoniae contains the following coding sequences:
- a CDS encoding cysteine desulfurase family protein yields MIYLDNAATTPMSAVAISAMTEVMQETYGNPSSIHAHGRRAGKLLREARQELAQLLGTKPQHIFFTSGGTEGNNTAIIGYCLRHQEQGKHIITTAIEHHAVLETIDYLVQHFGFEATIIQPENQEITAQQIQEALRDDTILVSTMFANNETGNLLPIAEIGQILKQHPAAYHVDAVQAIGKIPIHPEELGIDFLTASAHKFHGPKGIGFLYASSMDFDSYLHGGDQEQKKRAGTENLAAIVGMVAALKEDLEKQEEHFRHVQNLETAFLAELEGIQYYLNRGEHHLPYVLNIGFPDQKNDLLLLRLDLAGISISTGSACTAGIVQSSHVLEAMYRANSDRLKESVRISLSPQNTVEDLQTLAKTLKEIIGG; encoded by the coding sequence TTGATTTATTTGGACAATGCTGCAACGACTCCTATGTCAGCAGTTGCTATTTCAGCTATGACCGAGGTTATGCAAGAAACCTATGGAAATCCTTCTAGTATTCATGCTCATGGTCGTCGAGCTGGCAAACTATTGCGAGAAGCCCGTCAGGAGCTAGCTCAGTTACTGGGGACAAAACCTCAACATATCTTTTTCACTTCTGGTGGGACAGAAGGCAACAATACTGCTATCATTGGTTACTGCCTTCGTCACCAAGAACAAGGAAAACATATTATCACAACTGCTATTGAGCACCATGCTGTCCTTGAAACAATTGATTACTTGGTTCAACACTTTGGGTTTGAAGCAACCATTATCCAGCCAGAAAATCAAGAAATCACCGCCCAGCAAATTCAAGAGGCCTTACGTGACGATACGATTTTGGTTTCTACCATGTTTGCCAATAATGAGACTGGAAACCTACTGCCCATTGCTGAAATTGGCCAAATACTCAAGCAACACCCAGCCGCCTATCATGTCGATGCAGTTCAGGCTATTGGTAAAATCCCTATACACCCAGAAGAATTGGGCATTGATTTTCTCACTGCTTCTGCCCACAAGTTCCATGGTCCTAAGGGAATCGGTTTTCTCTACGCATCTAGCATGGATTTTGATTCCTATCTTCATGGCGGAGACCAAGAACAGAAAAAACGAGCCGGAACTGAAAATCTAGCTGCCATCGTGGGTATGGTTGCAGCCCTAAAAGAAGACCTAGAAAAACAGGAAGAACATTTTCGACATGTACAAAATTTAGAAACTGCCTTTCTGGCAGAACTAGAGGGCATTCAATATTACTTGAATAGAGGAGAACATCATCTCCCTTATGTCCTCAATATTGGATTTCCTGATCAAAAAAATGACCTCTTACTCCTTCGGCTAGATTTAGCTGGAATTTCAATCTCTACTGGCTCAGCCTGTACAGCAGGCATTGTCCAATCCAGCCATGTTCTTGAAGCCATGTACAGAGCAAATTCAGACCGCTTGAAGGAATCCGTTCGTATCAGTTTGTCTCCACAAAATACTGTTGAAGACCTACAAACCCTCGCAAAAACCTTAAAAGAAATTATCGGAGGTTAG
- a CDS encoding DUF1831 domain-containing protein gives MAFEKTIQLKNCRYDYTLSPSVKKFTLKDNTFFETKVGNYELTRLLEKVPNSGEGFQLKIIINKELTGAKINITDKFGLRLVDIFKSEDHHIHQEKFYFLMDSLVERGVFTKSER, from the coding sequence ATGGCATTTGAAAAAACCATTCAGTTAAAAAATTGTCGTTACGACTACACTCTTAGCCCTTCTGTTAAAAAATTCACCCTCAAAGACAATACTTTTTTTGAGACAAAGGTTGGTAACTATGAACTAACTCGCCTACTTGAAAAAGTGCCAAACAGCGGTGAAGGCTTCCAACTTAAAATCATCATTAACAAGGAACTTACAGGGGCTAAAATCAATATCACTGACAAGTTTGGGCTACGTCTAGTTGATATTTTCAAATCAGAAGACCACCACATTCATCAGGAAAAATTCTACTTCCTCATGGATAGCTTGGTAGAACGTGGTGTCTTTACAAAATCAGAAAGATAG
- a CDS encoding DUF4649 family protein: MFELTYKDSYHVERTLKYEDYEALMLALSGCVTLPDTLYVTSLTFEGQEVYQGLVGDLYRFLSHADFLQQN; the protein is encoded by the coding sequence ATGTTTGAACTGACCTATAAGGACAGCTATCATGTTGAGCGTACTCTCAAGTATGAGGATTATGAAGCTCTCATGCTAGCTCTGTCAGGATGTGTAACCCTACCAGATACACTGTATGTGACTTCTTTGACTTTTGAGGGACAGGAAGTTTACCAAGGACTGGTCGGAGACCTCTACCGTTTTCTATCACATGCAGATTTTTTACAACAAAACTAA
- a CDS encoding redox-sensing transcriptional repressor Rex, with the protein MKDKQSAIPKATAKRLSLYYRIFKRFHAEKIERANSKQIAEAIGIDSATVRRDFSYFGELGRRGFGYDVKKLMTFFADLLNDNSITNVMLVGIGNMGHALLHYRFHERNKMKIIMAFDLDDHPEVGTQTPDGIPIYGISQIKDKIKNADVKTAILTVPSVKSQEVANLLVDAGVKGILSFSPVHLHLPKDVVVQYVDLTSELQTLLYFMRKED; encoded by the coding sequence GTGAAAGATAAACAGTCTGCTATTCCAAAAGCTACAGCGAAAAGACTCTCTCTCTACTATCGAATTTTTAAGAGATTTCATGCAGAAAAGATTGAACGTGCCAACTCTAAGCAAATTGCAGAGGCCATTGGGATTGATTCAGCGACCGTACGTCGGGATTTTTCCTATTTTGGTGAACTAGGTCGGCGTGGATTTGGATATGATGTCAAAAAACTGATGACATTTTTTGCCGATTTGCTCAATGATAACTCCATCACCAATGTTATGCTGGTAGGTATTGGAAATATGGGCCATGCCCTTCTCCACTATCGCTTCCACGAACGTAACAAGATGAAGATTATCATGGCCTTTGATCTAGATGACCACCCTGAGGTCGGGACCCAAACTCCTGATGGGATTCCCATTTACGGAATTTCTCAAATCAAGGATAAAATCAAGAATGCTGATGTGAAGACTGCTATCCTGACCGTTCCCAGCGTCAAGTCACAAGAGGTTGCCAATCTCTTGGTAGATGCTGGCGTGAAAGGAATTCTCAGTTTTTCACCAGTACATCTGCATTTACCAAAAGACGTGGTCGTTCAGTATGTCGATTTGACAAGTGAACTCCAAACCCTCCTCTACTTCATGCGAAAAGAGGATTAG
- a CDS encoding gamma-glutamyl-gamma-aminobutyrate hydrolase family protein, with translation MKKPVIGITGNEKTHPDDDIMMSYAAKGFVEGVKDAGGIPIILPIGDQEMASHYISLIDKLILTGGQNVDPKFYGELKTIDSDDYHLQRDIFELALIKEAIKQKKPIFSVCRGTQLFNVAMGGTLYQDIEDHWQDCSAEYTTQRLVTEPDTVLREIYGEISHINSFHHQSIKDLAPNLKIAAHDPKDGIIEAVMSTDDVAFLGVQWHPEFLFENRPKDKNLFDYVVNEL, from the coding sequence ATGAAAAAACCAGTTATTGGGATTACAGGAAACGAAAAAACTCATCCAGATGATGACATCATGATGAGCTACGCAGCAAAAGGCTTTGTTGAAGGCGTTAAAGACGCTGGAGGGATTCCCATCATCCTACCGATTGGTGATCAAGAAATGGCTAGCCACTATATCAGTTTGATTGACAAGCTCATCTTGACAGGTGGACAAAATGTTGATCCAAAATTCTATGGCGAACTGAAAACCATTGATAGCGATGACTACCACCTTCAAAGAGATATCTTCGAACTGGCCCTCATCAAGGAAGCCATTAAACAGAAAAAGCCTATTTTCTCCGTCTGTCGTGGGACTCAGCTTTTTAACGTTGCCATGGGCGGAACTCTGTACCAAGATATCGAAGATCATTGGCAGGATTGTTCTGCCGAGTACACAACTCAACGCTTGGTGACAGAACCTGATACTGTTCTCCGAGAAATCTATGGAGAAATTTCCCATATCAACTCCTTCCACCATCAGAGCATTAAGGATTTAGCACCAAATTTAAAGATTGCGGCTCATGATCCTAAAGATGGTATCATTGAGGCTGTCATGAGTACGGATGATGTTGCCTTTCTCGGTGTCCAATGGCATCCAGAGTTTCTATTTGAAAATCGTCCCAAAGATAAAAACCTCTTTGACTATGTCGTTAATGAACTTTAG
- the radC gene encoding RadC family protein → MYSISFQEDSLLPRERLTQEGVEALSNQELLAILLRTGTRQASVFEIAQKVLNNLSSLTDLKRMTLQELQSLSGIGRVKAIELQAMIELGHRIHKHETIEMESILSSQKLAKKMQQELGDKKQEHLVALYLNTQNQIIHQQTIFIGSATRSIAEPREILHYAIKHMATSLILVHNHPSGAVAPSRNDDQVTKLVKEACELMGIVLLDHLIVSQSSYFSYREKTDLI, encoded by the coding sequence ATGTACAGTATTTCATTCCAAGAAGATTCATTATTACCAAGAGAGAGACTGACCCAAGAAGGAGTAGAAGCGCTCAGTAATCAAGAGTTGCTAGCTATTTTACTTAGGACAGGAACACGTCAAGCCAGCGTTTTTGAAATTGCCCAGAAAGTCTTGAACAACCTTTCAAGCCTAACAGATTTGAAAAGAATGACCCTGCAGGAATTGCAGAGTCTGTCTGGTATCGGTCGTGTTAAGGCTATAGAGTTGCAAGCTATGATTGAACTGGGACATCGTATTCATAAACATGAGACTATTGAGATGGAAAGTATTCTCAGCAGTCAAAAGTTGGCTAAGAAGATGCAACAGGAATTGGGGGATAAAAAACAAGAGCACCTGGTGGCGCTCTATCTCAATACTCAAAATCAAATCATCCATCAACAGACCATTTTTATCGGTTCTGCAACTCGTAGTATCGCTGAGCCGCGAGAGATTCTTCACTATGCTATCAAGCATATGGCGACTTCTCTCATCTTGGTCCACAATCATCCTTCGGGAGCGGTAGCCCCTAGCCGAAATGATGATCAGGTTACAAAACTTGTCAAAGAAGCCTGCGAACTGATGGGGATTGTCCTCTTGGACCATTTGATTGTCTCACAATCTAGTTACTTTAGTTACCGTGAAAAGACAGATTTAATCTAA
- the pcrA gene encoding DNA helicase PcrA, with protein sequence MNALLNGMNDRQAEAVQTTEGPLLIMAGAGSGKTRVLTHRIAYLIDEKLVNPWNILAITFTNKAAREMKERAYNLNPATQDCLIATFHSMCVRILRRDADHIGYNRNFTIVDPGEQRTLMKRILKQLNLDPKKWNERTILGTISNAKNDLIDDVAYASQAGDMYTQIVAQCYTAYQKELRQSESVDFDDLIMLTLRLFDQNPDVLTYYQQKFQYIHVDEYQDTNHAQYQLVKLLASRFKNICVVGDADQSIYGWRGADMQNILDFEKDYPQAKVVLLEENYRSTKTILQAANEVIKNNKNRRPKNLWTQNADGEKIVYYRADDELDEAVFVARTIDELSRSQNFLHKDFAVLYRTNAQSRTIEEALLKSNIPYTMVGGTKFYSRKEIRDIIAYLNLIANLSDNISFERIINEPKRGIGPGTVEKIRDFANMQNMSMLDASANIMLSGIKGKAAQSIWDFANMMLDLREQLDQLNITELVEAVLEKTGYVDILNAQATLESKARVENIEEFLSVTKNFDDTSDGPEEETGLDKLSRFLNDLALIADTDSGSQETSEVTLMTLHAAKGLEFPVVFLIGMEENVFPLSRAAEDPDELEEERRLAYVGITRAEKILYLTNANSRLLFGRTNYNRPTRFINEISSDLLEYQGLARPANTSFKASYSSGGLSFGQGMSLAQALQDRKRSAAPKSIQSSGLPFGQFTAGAKSASSESNWSIGDIALHKKWGEGTVLEVSGSGATQELKINFPEVGLKKLLASVAPIEKKI encoded by the coding sequence ATGAACGCATTATTAAATGGAATGAATGATCGTCAGGCTGAGGCGGTGCAAACGACAGAAGGGCCCTTGTTAATCATGGCGGGGGCTGGTTCTGGAAAGACTCGAGTTTTGACCCACCGTATCGCTTATTTGATTGATGAAAAGCTGGTCAATCCTTGGAATATCTTGGCCATTACCTTTACCAACAAGGCTGCGCGTGAGATGAAAGAGCGTGCTTATAACCTTAATCCAGCCACTCAGGACTGTCTGATTGCGACTTTCCACTCCATGTGTGTGCGTATTTTGCGTCGTGATGCGGATCATATTGGCTACAACCGTAATTTTACTATTGTGGATCCAGGGGAGCAGAGAACGCTCATGAAACGCATTCTCAAACAATTGAACTTGGATCCTAAAAAATGGAATGAACGAACTATTTTGGGGACCATTTCCAATGCTAAGAATGATTTGATTGATGATGTAGCTTATGCTTCCCAAGCTGGCGATATGTATACGCAAATCGTGGCCCAGTGTTATACAGCCTATCAGAAAGAACTGCGTCAGTCGGAGTCGGTTGACTTTGATGATTTGATTATGCTGACCCTGCGTCTCTTTGATCAAAATCCTGATGTTTTGACTTACTATCAACAGAAATTTCAGTACATCCATGTTGATGAGTACCAAGATACCAACCACGCTCAGTACCAATTGGTCAAACTATTGGCTTCCCGTTTTAAAAATATCTGTGTGGTTGGAGATGCGGATCAGTCTATCTACGGTTGGCGTGGTGCTGATATGCAGAACATTTTGGATTTCGAGAAAGATTATCCCCAAGCCAAGGTTGTTTTGTTGGAGGAGAATTACCGCTCAACTAAAACCATTCTTCAAGCGGCCAACGAGGTAATTAAAAACAATAAAAACCGCCGTCCTAAGAATCTTTGGACTCAAAATGCGGATGGGGAGAAAATCGTTTACTATCGTGCCGATGATGAGCTGGATGAGGCTGTATTTGTAGCCAGAACCATCGATGAACTTAGTCGCAGTCAAAACTTCCTTCATAAGGATTTTGCAGTTCTCTATCGGACTAATGCGCAGTCTCGTACTATTGAGGAAGCCCTGCTCAAGTCAAATATCCCTTATACCATGGTCGGTGGGACAAAGTTTTACAGCCGTAAGGAAATCCGCGATATTATCGCTTATCTTAATCTTATTGCCAATTTGAGTGACAATATCAGTTTTGAACGTATTATCAACGAACCGAAGCGTGGAATTGGGCCAGGTACAGTTGAGAAAATCCGTGATTTTGCGAATATGCAAAACATGTCCATGCTAGATGCTTCTGCAAACATCATGTTGTCTGGTATCAAGGGTAAGGCAGCTCAGTCTATCTGGGATTTTGCAAATATGATGTTAGATTTACGAGAGCAGCTAGACCAATTAAATATTACAGAGTTGGTTGAGGCTGTCCTTGAAAAAACAGGTTACGTCGATATTTTAAATGCTCAAGCGACTTTAGAAAGCAAGGCTAGGGTTGAAAATATTGAAGAGTTCCTTTCTGTGACGAAAAACTTTGATGATACCTCTGATGGTCCAGAAGAGGAAACTGGTCTGGATAAACTGAGTCGTTTCTTAAATGACTTGGCCTTGATTGCGGATACAGATTCAGGTAGTCAGGAGACATCAGAAGTGACCCTGATGACCCTGCATGCTGCCAAAGGTCTCGAGTTTCCAGTTGTCTTTTTGATTGGGATGGAAGAAAATGTCTTTCCACTTAGTCGTGCGGCTGAAGATCCAGATGAATTAGAAGAAGAGCGCCGTCTAGCCTATGTAGGTATCACGCGTGCAGAGAAAATCCTCTATCTGACAAATGCCAACTCACGCCTGCTTTTTGGTCGTACCAACTACAACCGTCCGACTCGTTTTATTAACGAAATCAGTTCAGACTTGCTTGAGTATCAAGGTCTGGCTCGTCCAGCAAATACAAGCTTTAAAGCATCATATAGTAGTGGTGGCCTTTCCTTCGGTCAAGGAATGAGTTTGGCTCAGGCTCTTCAAGACCGTAAACGCAGTGCAGCCCCAAAATCTATCCAGTCAAGCGGTCTTCCATTTGGTCAATTTACAGCTGGGGCAAAATCAGCGTCTAGTGAGTCAAATTGGTCCATTGGTGATATTGCCCTCCACAAGAAATGGGGAGAGGGAACTGTTCTGGAAGTTTCAGGTAGCGGTGCTACTCAGGAATTAAAAATCAATTTCCCAGAAGTAGGTTTGAAAAAACTTTTAGCCAGTGTGGCTCCAATTGAGAAAAAAATCTAA
- a CDS encoding methionyl aminopeptidase, which translates to MITLKSAREIEAMDKAGDFLASIHIGLRDLIKPGVDMWEVEEYVRRRCKEENFLPLQIGVDGAMMDYPYATCCSLNDEVAHAFPRHYILKDGDLLKVDMVLGGPIAKSDLNVSKLNFNNVDQMKKYTQSYSGGLADSCWAYAVGTPSEEVKNLMDVTKEAMYKGIEQAVVGNRIGDIGAAIQEYAESRGYGVVRDLVGHGVGPTMHEEPMVPNYGIAGRGLRLREGMVLTIEPMINTGDWEIDTDMKTGWAHKTIDGGLSCQYEHQFVITKDGPVILTSQGEEGTY; encoded by the coding sequence ATGATAACATTAAAATCAGCTCGTGAAATCGAAGCTATGGATAAGGCCGGTGATTTTCTAGCAAGTATTCATATCGGCTTACGTGATTTGATTAAGCCTGGCGTAGATATGTGGGAAGTTGAAGAATATGTTCGCCGTCGTTGTAAGGAAGAAAATTTCCTTCCGCTTCAGATTGGTGTTGACGGTGCTATGATGGACTATCCTTATGCTACCTGCTGCTCTCTTAATGATGAAGTGGCTCATGCTTTCCCTCGTCACTATATCTTGAAAGATGGTGATTTGCTCAAAGTTGATATGGTTTTGGGAGGTCCTATTGCTAAATCTGACCTGAATGTCTCAAAATTAAACTTCAACAATGTTGACCAAATGAAGAAATACACTCAGAGCTATTCTGGTGGTCTAGCAGACTCTTGTTGGGCTTATGCTGTTGGTACACCGTCCGAAGAAGTGAAAAATCTGATGGATGTAACTAAAGAAGCCATGTATAAGGGGATTGAGCAAGCTGTTGTTGGGAACCGTATTGGTGATATCGGTGCAGCCATTCAAGAATACGCTGAAAGTCGTGGTTACGGTGTAGTGCGTGATTTGGTTGGTCATGGTGTTGGCCCAACCATGCACGAAGAACCAATGGTTCCTAACTATGGTATTGCTGGTCGTGGACTCCGTCTCCGTGAAGGAATGGTCTTGACTATTGAACCGATGATCAATACAGGTGACTGGGAAATTGATACAGATATGAAGACTGGTTGGGCCCATAAGACTATTGACGGTGGACTATCTTGTCAATATGAACACCAATTTGTCATTACTAAGGATGGTCCGGTAATCTTGACTAGCCAAGGTGAAGAAGGAACCTATTAA
- the spxR gene encoding CBS-HotDog domain-containing transcription factor SpxR yields MSKHQEILSYLEELPVGKRVSVRSISNHLGVSDGTAYRAIKEAENRGIVETRPRSGTIRVKSQKVAIERLTFAEIAEVTSSEVLAGQEGLDREFSKFSIGAMTEQNILSYLHDGGLLIVGDRTRIQLLALENENAVLVTGGFQVHDDVLKLANQKGIPVLRSKHDTFTVATMINKALSNVQIKTDILTVEKLYHPSHEYGFLRETDTVKDYLDLVRKNRSSRFPVINQHQVVVGVVTMRDAGDKSPSTTIDKVMSRSLFLVGLSTNIANVSQRMIAEDFEMVPVVRNNQTLLGVVTRRDVMEKMSRSQVSALPTFSEQIGQKLSYHHDEVVITVEPFMLEKNGVLANGVLAEILTHMTQDLVVNSGRNLIIEQMLIYFLQAVQIDDILRIQARIIHHTRRSAIIDYDIYHGHQIVSKANVTVKIN; encoded by the coding sequence ATGAGTAAACACCAAGAAATTCTAAGCTATTTGGAAGAATTACCCGTTGGTAAAAGGGTCAGTGTTCGTAGTATTTCAAATCATCTGGGAGTCAGTGATGGAACTGCCTATCGGGCCATTAAAGAAGCTGAAAACCGTGGAATTGTGGAGACCCGTCCTAGAAGTGGAACAATCCGCGTCAAATCCCAGAAAGTTGCGATTGAAAGATTAACTTTTGCTGAAATTGCAGAAGTGACTTCTTCTGAGGTTCTGGCTGGGCAAGAAGGTTTAGATAGAGAATTTAGTAAGTTTTCAATTGGTGCCATGACTGAACAAAATATCCTGTCCTACCTTCACGATGGGGGGCTCTTGATTGTCGGAGACCGAACCCGTATTCAGTTGCTAGCCTTGGAAAATGAAAATGCAGTTCTGGTTACAGGGGGATTTCAGGTTCATGATGATGTACTTAAACTGGCCAATCAAAAAGGGATTCCTGTTCTGAGAAGCAAGCATGATACTTTCACTGTCGCGACCATGATCAATAAAGCCTTGTCAAATGTCCAAATCAAGACTGATATTTTGACAGTTGAGAAGCTTTATCATCCAAGTCATGAGTATGGTTTTCTGAGAGAGACAGACACTGTTAAAGATTATTTGGACTTAGTTCGTAAGAATCGAAGCAGTCGTTTTCCAGTTATTAACCAACATCAGGTTGTCGTTGGAGTTGTAACTATGAGAGATGCGGGCGATAAGTCACCAAGTACCACAATTGACAAGGTTATGTCGCGTAGTCTATTTTTAGTTGGATTATCGACAAATATTGCCAATGTTAGTCAACGGATGATTGCTGAAGACTTTGAAATGGTACCAGTTGTTCGGAATAATCAAACCTTGCTTGGAGTTGTGACACGACGAGATGTCATGGAGAAGATGAGCCGTTCCCAAGTTTCGGCTCTACCGACTTTTTCTGAGCAGATTGGACAAAAACTTTCTTATCACCATGATGAAGTAGTGATTACAGTGGAACCCTTTATGCTTGAGAAAAACGGTGTTTTAGCTAACGGTGTATTGGCGGAGATACTGACTCACATGACCCAAGATTTGGTTGTGAATAGTGGCCGCAATCTCATTATCGAGCAAATGCTGATCTACTTTTTGCAGGCTGTTCAGATAGATGATATACTGCGCATTCAAGCACGGATTATTCATCATACGAGACGATCAGCTATTATTGACTACGATATTTATCATGGTCACCAGATTGTTTCAAAAGCAAATGTAACCGTTAAAATTAATTAG
- a CDS encoding GNAT family N-acetyltransferase, protein MNIWTKLAMFSFFETDRLYLRPFFFSDSQDFHEIASNPENLQFIFPTQASLEESQYALTNYFMKSPLGVWAICDKKTEKMIGSVKFEKLDEIKKEAELGYFLRKDAWSQGFMTEVVRKICQLSFEEFGLKQLSIITHLENEASQRVALKSGFRLIRQFKGSDRYTRKMRDYLEFRFVKGEVNE, encoded by the coding sequence ATGAATATTTGGACCAAATTAGCAATGTTTTCTTTTTTTGAAACGGATCGCTTGTATTTGCGTCCTTTCTTTTTTAGTGATAGTCAAGACTTCCATGAGATAGCCTCAAATCCAGAAAATCTTCAATTTATTTTCCCGACTCAGGCAAGTCTGGAAGAAAGTCAATATGCACTGACCAATTACTTTATGAAGTCCCCTTTGGGAGTATGGGCTATTTGTGACAAGAAAACTGAAAAAATGATTGGTTCTGTTAAGTTTGAAAAGTTAGATGAAATTAAAAAAGAAGCAGAACTTGGCTATTTTTTGAGAAAAGATGCTTGGTCGCAAGGATTTATGACAGAGGTTGTTAGAAAAATTTGTCAACTTTCTTTTGAAGAATTTGGCTTAAAACAATTATCCATCATTACCCACCTTGAAAATGAAGCTAGTCAACGGGTTGCCCTTAAGTCTGGATTTCGATTGATTCGTCAGTTTAAGGGAAGTGATCGCTACACAAGGAAAATGCGAGATTATCTTGAGTTTCGCTTTGTAAAGGGAGAAGTTAATGAGTAA